In the Flavobacterium sp. 90 genome, TTTCTAGTGCGAGATTCTAAGCGAATACTTCAAATGTTTTAAGTGAAGAATCGCAATAATACTATTCAAAATTTGAATTTAAACAAATATACAAATTTTATTTAACACATACCTATAGGTATGTGTTAAATGTTTGATTAATCCTTTTCTTACGATATTAATTTAATAAAAATGATTATAGAAATTATAATATCGGAATTAGATTTTCATTTAATTGAGCGGGTTAGAGAATTACGCATAAAATCTAATTTATCACAAGTAGCATTAGCTCATAAAGTTGGAGTATCTGAAGGATATTTTGGAAAAGTAGAGAATTTAAAACAACCTGGGAAATACAACATTAGAATGTTATCTAGAATTGCAATTGCGTTAGAGTTAGATTCATATGTAGACCTATTTCCTCAGAAAATTTTTTCAAATGATTTAGTAAAGATAAAAATTGAGTTACTGACAAAAAAAGAAATTTATGATAATGGGAGTAAATCCGGTGAGATACAAAAAAGACTAAAAGTATTATCTACAACACCCTTATCAGAAAAAGAAGTATTGAAGTTTGATAAAAGAAGTTAAAAAAAAAGTAAAATGACATTTAACTTATAATGTAGCTTTCAAAAGAAAACTTTACAATAAATTTTCTTTTCTAAACATTATAAAAATAACTAAATAAATTGACTTTAACCACTAATGAACCGAAATTCCCATTCCTTGAAGGGCCTAGAAGTTATCAAATTGAAGCTTATGAAAATTGGTTAAAAAATGATTACAAGGGGGTTTTTGCAATGGCTACAGGTACAGGTAAAACTATAACTTCATTAAATTGTTTATTAAATCTTTATAAAGTTGATAAATCATATCAAGCAATTATTTTAGTTCCATCTCTAGCATTACTTAATCAATGGCAAAAGGAAGTTGAATCTTTTAATTTTAGAGAGGTTTTACAAGTAGGAGGTGGTAATGAATGGGAAAGAGATTTAGCAAGTTATGTAAGTAGTTTTAGCTGGGGAAATAAAAGAGATTTAATTATAATATGTACTTATGGAAGTTTTGTAACCAATAAGTTTCAGAAGTATTTCAAAAAGATTGGTAAGGATTTTCTTCTAATTGCAGATGAAGCTCATAATATTGCGGCAAATAATATTAGAAAAAAATTATGTGATATTAAATGTGAGAAAAAAATTGGATTATCAGCTACTCCAAAAAGAATATATGATATTGAAGGAACAGAAGCTTTAAATGACTTTTTTTTAGATGTCCCCCCTTATACGTTTTCATTTGATATAGAAAAAGCATTGAAAGAAGGGTATTTAACGGAATATAAATACTTTCCTGTTTTAGTAGAACTTAATCCTGATGAAATGGATGAATATGTTGAAATTTCAATAAAGTTATTAAGGTTCTTTGACTTTGAAAAAGGAGAATTTAAAAAAGATCCAATGGTCGAAATTTTATTGCTTAAAAGAAAAAATGTAATTCATAAAGCATCTAATAAAATTGCGTGTTTTAAAAAAATTTTGCTACAACTTAATAAAATTGATAAACTTAAATATGCATTTGCTTATGTACCTGAAGGATATTCAAGTCAGTATGATTTTACAGATCAAAGGTTAATTGATTTATTTATAAAAGCTGGTGCTGATACAATCCCTTCACTTAAAATGAATTCATATACTTCTGAAGATGATAAATTAGATCAAATACTAAGAGGTTTTTCTGAAGGAAAAATTGATGTTCTTTTTGCAATGAAAATGTTAGATGAAGGGGTTGATATTCCTAGAGCAGAAATAGGTATATTTTGTTCGAGCACTGGAAACCCAAGACAGTTTATCCAAAGGCGCGGTAGACTACTTAGAAAGCACAAAGACAAACCATTTGCTACAATTTACGATATGGTAGTTGTACCAAATATATCAAAAAGCACATCAGATTTTTTTAATATGGAGAAAAAAATGGTAAAAAATGAAATACAAAGAGTGGCACATTTTGCTAGTCTTTCAATGAACTTTTATGATTCAAAAAGAAACTTACAAGAAGTATTGACAAAATACGAGTTAAGTCTTGACCAAATAATAAGCGAATTATGAGCAAAAGAGATGAAATTTTGAAAGAAATATTATCAGATCCTGAGTTGATGGAAAAATATAACATTAATAAAACGGAGCTCGATAATCTACAACCCTTTCGACCGGAGGGAAAAAAAATAGTAGATATTTTGGCTACTATAATTAATGAAAATGATAATGATAGGACTGGTAGGCAAATATATATGACAATAAAAAACATCCATAAAATATAGATTATGGCATCAATAATTAACAGCATTGCTTTTAAAAACTTTTTTAATTACTATGGAGATTTTGAAGAAAATTACTATGAATTAAAAAATGGGGTAAATATCATAGTAGCAGATAATGGTGCAGGAAAATCAAAATTTTTTAATGCGTTCTTATGGCTGTTTGATGATGTGGTTTTAGATTCTGATGACAAGCGTCGTAAGAGTATTAAAGACATGTACGTGAAAATTATATCAGACAAAGCAAAAATTGAAACTGCAGTAAGACAAAAGATAGATTGTGCGATTCAAATTGAATATACATTTGGAGACAGAGTTAAGTATCAAATTATTAAATCATTTACATTAACTAAACTCAATGATAATATTTCTGATCCTCAAAGTTGGCAATTAGTAATAAATGATACTGAAGTAAACAAAACAGAATTGATCTTGACAAAATTCAAGCCTGTTTATGAGGAAGACGAGAAAAGGAAAATTATAGATCGTTTAATTATGCCAGCTTTTAGAAAATATTCTTTTTTTCAAGGTGAAGAGGTTGATGATATAATTGATTTCAGTGAAAAAGCAAGTATTGAGGATGCTGTTCAAAATTTAACTGACATAAGTAAATATAAAAAATTACTTGAATTGACAATTGAATTTAAATCAAAAGCGGAAAAAGATTTAAAGAGTCAAAACAATGTGAATGATGAACAATCTAGAAGATTTCAAGCCGCCATTGATGAAAAAGAAAAGATTCAATTACAATTAGATTTTGAGAATCAAAAATTGTTAGAATGGGAAACTAGTTATTCAGATGCTGAAAAAGAAAAAAATTATCTGGATAAGCACCATGCTAATGCAGAACGAAGAAAAGAGTTAGATGATAAAATTCGGCCTTTAAACAAAAAGTTGAGAGATAAAGTTGATGAATTTGAAGAGTTTCTTGATAGAATTAACAATCGTTTTTTTGATGGTAGCTTTTCATGGATTGCAATGGGTTTTGAAGAAGAAATTACAAAATTTAGAAGATTAAACGATGCTTTTATAAATGAGCATTTTGAAAAAAAATCACTACAAAACATAGAAGAGAATCCTAATAATTATTTTCATTTTTTACCAGTAAATTCTCCTGATGCGGTTTCAATTCAAAATATGATTGAAAATGAGTATTGTTACGTCTGTGACCGTCCAGTTAAAAAAGGAAAACCAGAGTATGATTATTTAGTAAAATTATTAAACAGACCAGGTGATACAAATAAAGAAAAACCATTTGTAGTAAATAATCTAAAAGACTTTTTTGGTAATCTTCAAATTAATGGGCAACCATTTTACAGTAGAATTAATGGAGTTCGAAAAAGTGTGAAAGCTACTCAGGAAAAAGAAGAAGAACTAAAAAAGCAAATTCAGAGAATTAAAGAACAATTAAAGTCATTGACAGACCAGAGAAAGGATATCTTAATTGGAGGCATTGATTCAGATGGCAATAAGCTTGATATTTTGTCAAGTTATCAAGGCTCAATAAGAAGAATGGAAAATGCAAGATCCAAAATTGATGATGTAATTAAACCAAAAATTGCCAAATTAAAAAATGAAATTGGTAATATTGAAATTGAAATTCAGAGTTTGAATAACCTTAAAGACATTCCACAAGGATTCAAAGATAATTATTCAATAGCAATTGATCTGGCAAATGCTACATATAATGCAAAAGAGAGAGTATATGATAATATGGTTAAACTTTTAGAAAAGCACTCAAATGATCATTTTCAAAATTTGATTAAAAATAACGACTTAGCAGGAGGTATTCTGAAATTTGAAAAAACACCATCAGGTTCAATCAATTTTAATTATCTAGATAGTAAAAATAATACAGTTTATGGAAGTTCTGAAGGATTTCAAAGAATGAAAAAATTCTCTGTTGTAATGGCAATCATATCTGCAAATAATACTGAATATAATTACCCTTTACTTGCCGATGCGCCTATTTCAGCTTTTGGCGAGGGTTTTACA is a window encoding:
- a CDS encoding helix-turn-helix transcriptional regulator; protein product: MIIEIIISELDFHLIERVRELRIKSNLSQVALAHKVGVSEGYFGKVENLKQPGKYNIRMLSRIAIALELDSYVDLFPQKIFSNDLVKIKIELLTKKEIYDNGSKSGEIQKRLKVLSTTPLSEKEVLKFDKRS
- a CDS encoding DEAD/DEAH box helicase codes for the protein MTLTTNEPKFPFLEGPRSYQIEAYENWLKNDYKGVFAMATGTGKTITSLNCLLNLYKVDKSYQAIILVPSLALLNQWQKEVESFNFREVLQVGGGNEWERDLASYVSSFSWGNKRDLIIICTYGSFVTNKFQKYFKKIGKDFLLIADEAHNIAANNIRKKLCDIKCEKKIGLSATPKRIYDIEGTEALNDFFLDVPPYTFSFDIEKALKEGYLTEYKYFPVLVELNPDEMDEYVEISIKLLRFFDFEKGEFKKDPMVEILLLKRKNVIHKASNKIACFKKILLQLNKIDKLKYAFAYVPEGYSSQYDFTDQRLIDLFIKAGADTIPSLKMNSYTSEDDKLDQILRGFSEGKIDVLFAMKMLDEGVDIPRAEIGIFCSSTGNPRQFIQRRGRLLRKHKDKPFATIYDMVVVPNISKSTSDFFNMEKKMVKNEIQRVAHFASLSMNFYDSKRNLQEVLTKYELSLDQIISEL